The genomic window TCTGGGACGCGTATTCCCAGTTTGGGGATGTCGCCAGCCTGATGGGAGTTACGCCTGCTAGAGTTCTTACCGACCTCACTGAAGTCATCGGCGAAATAGACGATGACCTCATCCTGGATCAGATCGTTCACCACAGCTCCGGTGCAGACATCCTGCTGACCGCGGATAAACCGGTGCCTGCGGGCACGATCACCGACAGTCTGCAGGAACATGTAATAAAAGCCTTACGCACGAAATATCGCTTCATTGTGGTCGATACACCATCGGCTATTCAATCGGAAACCATTAAGATCTTCTCGAAATGTTGGCGCTTCCTGATGATTACAACTCTTAAGGAAATAACCGGTGCGACCGACACATTCAAATTTCTTCATCTTATAGCCCCCCAATACGTGCAAGAAAACGCGGTGTTGATCGTAGCAAATCGCGTCGGACGCGGTGATAAGGTCAAACGGAATGATTTGGAGGCTCTGCTGGAAAAAGATATTTTCCTGAGTATCCCCGAAGACGCTGAAATTACGCAGGCGAACAACTTCGGACATTCCGTTATCGAAGACAACCCCAGGTGCCCGTCCGCAAGAGCTATCCAGGACTTGGCGAAACACCTCACAGAGACTGCTTCAACGTTCGGAGATCGGAAAAAATAGCGCTTCCGGACCTCGACAATACAATCTACATCCGAGTCAATTGTCCGCACTGTTTGTCATTATATCACCTGCACAAATATTGCTATAGATGTGACAATGGTGACTTCGTACGGGTACAATTATAATGGAGTGCAGAGTGCAAAAATGTGGCCGGGAGAGTCAATGACATGAATTATTATGAACTGACGCGGATAGGCATACTGGTTGTTGTGCTGAGCGTCTCGGTCTATACGGATGTTACACGGGGCAAGATTCTCAACAAGCTCGTATTGCCCACGATTGCCATCGCTATGATCATTTGGGGTATCGGAGACGGATGGCAGGGAGTGTTGTCGGCGTTGGGCGGACTGGCAGTTGGATCAATCGT from bacterium includes these protein-coding regions:
- a CDS encoding AAA family ATPase, coding for MNDSVSVLVHSCDSEFGRLIQDVLQSSDVIENVTHATEPFEAVQLAASLLPAVVIICESSMMPWQEVCSYIGLVCPQSRIILIVEHIDQDKIDKAMLLGVRQVLACSQDPNSLVSIIEQLQELDAVKNSMDYLKATDPKKWARLIAVSGAKGGIGKTTITINLGVALAQDNPGSVVIWDAYSQFGDVASLMGVTPARVLTDLTEVIGEIDDDLILDQIVHHSSGADILLTADKPVPAGTITDSLQEHVIKALRTKYRFIVVDTPSAIQSETIKIFSKCWRFLMITTLKEITGATDTFKFLHLIAPQYVQENAVLIVANRVGRGDKVKRNDLEALLEKDIFLSIPEDAEITQANNFGHSVIEDNPRCPSARAIQDLAKHLTETASTFGDRKK